From Fusarium oxysporum f. sp. lycopersici 4287 chromosome 13, whole genome shotgun sequence, one genomic window encodes:
- a CDS encoding alpha-N-arabinofuranosidase B: MLLQSVFALGLATTARLVSAGPCDIYKSGGTPCIAAHSTTRALFDSYNSALYQIKRASDGALTDIKPLSAGGVAASSAQDTFCSGTTCLITIIYDQSGRSNHLTQAPPGGFKGPEANGYDNLAAADGAPVTLNGKKAYGVFVSPGTGYRNNHVSGSATGDEPEGLYAVLDGTHYNGACCFDYGNAETSSTDTGNGHMEAIYFGDSTVWGSGSGSGPWIMADLENGLFSGKNPKQNTADPTINHRFTSAVVKGKPGTWSIRGGDSTSGGLSTFYNGAYPDGGYNPMKKEGAIILGIGGDNSNGAQGTFYEGVMTSGYPSDATENAVQANIVAAKYATTSLTSGSALTVGSSISLKVTTAGYTDRYLAHSDSTVNTQVVSSSSATALKQSASWTVRTGLANSGCVSFESNDTPGSYIRHSGFTLYVNKGDGSKSFNEDATFCPQKGLSGSGSSIRSWNYPTRYIRHYNNLGYASSNGGVHDWDAAKSFVDDVTFVVANGFA; encoded by the coding sequence ATGCTTCTCCAAAGCGTCTTCGCTCTTGGTCTCGCCACCACCGCCCGTCTTGTCTCTGCAGGACCATGCGACATCTACAAATCCGGCGGGACTCCCTGCATCGCCGCTCATAGCACCACGCGCGCTCTGTTCGACAGTTACAACAGCGCTCTCTACCAGATCAAGCGTGCCTCAGACGGTGCCCTCACCGACATCAAGCCTCTCTCCGCAGGCGGTGTCGCAGCTTCCTCTGCCCAAGATACCTTCTGCAGCGGAACTACCTgtctcatcaccatcatctaTGATCAGTCTGGTCGCAGCAACCACTTGactcaagctcctcctggTGGCTTCAAGGGCCCTGAGGCAAATGGCTATGATAACCTTGCCGCTGCTGATGGTGCACCTGTCACTTTGAACGGCAAGAAGGCCTACGGAGTGTTTGTTTCTCCGGGTACTGGCTACCGTAACAACCATGTTAGTGGTTCTGCTACTGGTGATGAGCCCGAGGGTCTGTATGCTGTTCTCGACGGAACCCACTACAACGGCGCTTGCTGCTTCGATTACGGCAATGCAGAGACTAGCAGCACTGATACTGGAAACGGTCACATGGAAGCCATTTACTTCGGTGACAGCACTGTCTGGGGCTCTGGTTCCGGCAGTGGACCCTGGATCATggctgatcttgagaacGGTCTCTTCTCCGGAAAGAACCCCAAGCAGAACACTGCCGACCCTACCATCAACCATCGTTTCACCAGTGCCGTCGTTAAAGGCAAGCCCGGAACATGGAGTATTCGGGGCGGAGATTCTACATCAGGTGGACTGTCAACTTTCTACAACGGCGCGTATCCTGACGGCGGATACAACCCcatgaagaaagaaggagCTATAATCCTCGGAATTGGCGGTGATAACAGCAATGGAGCTCAAGGCACCTTTTATGAAGGAGTTATGACCAGTGGATATCCTTCTGATGCGACTGAGAATGCCGTGCAGGCCAACATCGTCGCGGCCAAGTACGCGACAACCTCATTGACAAGCGGGTCCGCCCTCACCGTCGGATCATCCATCTCCCTCAAAGTCACTACCGCCGGCTACACAGACCGCTACCTCGCACACAGCGACTCAACTGTCAACACCCAAGTCgtctccagctccagcgccACCGCCCTCAAGCAGTCAGCAAGCTGGACCGTCCGCACCGGTCTCGCCAACAGCGGCTGTGTATCCTTCGAGTCAAACGATACTCCTGGTAGCTACATCCGACACTCTGGATTTACTCTGTATGTCAACAAGGGTGATGGAAGCAAGTCGTTCAACGAGGATGCTACGTTTTGCCCTCAGAAGGGTTTGAGTGGATCGGGAAGCTCTATTCGATCGTGGAACTATCCTACAAGGTATATTCGACATTATAACAACCTTGGATATGCTTCTTCGAATGGTGGTGTTCATGACTGGGATGCTGCCAAGagctttgttgatgatgttaCCTTTGTTGTTGCCAATGGTTTTGCCTAA